The Haloplanus natans DSM 17983 DNA segment AACGGTTCTTGGACTCGCTGGATCGACTGGTCGGCGTCCTCGCCGTCCTCGCCGTTGCCGCGTTCGCCGTCCAGCGGTCGTTCGGGACCGGCGTGGTCGACCTCGGTGGCCCGGGCACGGCACCCCGTGTCGGCGACACCGTCGGAGGTGCGGCCGGACCGATACTCGGTCTCGTCCCGCCGGGCGTTGCCTTCCTCGCCGGTGGCCTCCTCGTCGTCGCCCTCCTGGCCGTCTGGGATCGATACACCGACTGAGTCACGCTCATGTCCCTCGCCCCCCGATCGCGTGTCGCACTCCTCACCGCCGTCGTCGTCCTCGCGGTCGTCCAGCCGGCGCTGGCGGGTGTCGAACGGGCCGAGCCGACGCGGGGGGTCGGCGACGTGGGTCTCACCGTCGGCGCCGCGGTCGAGCGCCATCCGTCGAGCGCCGGGGCGACCGCCGAGGCGCTCCGGACGGTCCGGGCCGACGCCGTCCACGACCGCGGACTGACGGGTGCGGGCGTCTCCGTCGGCGTCATCGGACAGGGATTCGATGCCGGCGGCGCCGTTGCACCGCACGTCGCCGCCGAGCGACAGGTCGGCGATCCGCCCCGGTCGACCGCTCACGACACCGCCGTCGCCGAGGTGGTCTCCGAGACGGCGCCGGACGCGGACCTGTATCTCGCGGGCGTCGGCCGGACGCCCACGCCCGCGGAGTACGCGGCGGCCGTCGAGTGGCTGACCGCCCGCGGCGCCGACATCATCGTCGATTCGGGGAGTTATTTCCCGAGCGTCGCGGCCGACGAACGACGGATCACCGCCGCCGCCGAACGGGCGATCGAGCGGGGCGTCGTCTTCGTTACCTCCGCCGGCAACTACGCCGACCGCCACTGGGCCGGCACGGGCACCGCTAAGGGCTGGGTCACCTTCGCCGCCGACGACGCGGCGAACGCCCTCGCCGACGGCGAACGTCTGCGAGGACGGGTGACCGTTCGGCTGCGCTGGCACAGTGCCGCCGACTACGATCTTTACCTCTACAGGCGCCTCCCGGACGGCGCCGACCGCGTCGTCGCGAAATCCGTCGGCGACGAGACCGGTCCCGGCCTCACCGTCGAGTCCATCGACGTGGCGGTCCCCCGCGGGCGGTACTACGTGGGTGTCTACGCTGATAGCGTGGCGACAGCCACGGACAACAGCGTGGCGACAGCCACGGACAACAGCGTGGCGACAGCCACGGACAACAGCGTGGCGACAGCCACGAGCAACGGCGTGGCCGCTCCGTCGACCCCGGCCACCGACCCCGGCCGCGTGCAGGTGTTCGCCGCCCACCACCGACTCGAACACACGACCGCCCACGGGAGCATGGTCGCGCCCGCGACGAGTGACCGCGTCGTCGCCGTTGGCGCGGCCGCGAACGGCGAACCCCTCCCGTACAGTTCGCTCTCGGAGGCAGGATCGGTCGATCTGACCGCCCCCGCCGACGCCCGGACGCGCGCCGACCCGACCTTCGTCGGCACGTCGGCCGCCGCACCCTACGTCGCCGGGACGGCCGCGCTGGTGGAGGCCGCCGGGCGGGACCCCTCGCCCGCCCGCATCGAGGCCATCCTCGAACGCACCGCCGACGACGAGGGATCGACGGTCGACGCGCTGGCCGCCGTCGAGGCCGCGTCGGCGAGCGGCGAGTTGGCGACTGCCGGCGCGGGCGACCCCGACGGATCGGCGTCCGCCACGGTGGAGTCGGTCGACGACGCCGGGACGTGGCCCGACGTGACCGCCAGCCCGGATCCCGACCGCGGGGCGACCGACTCCACCACGGGCACGTCGCCGACGCGGTCGGCGGACGAGTCCGCCCGGAACGTCACCCGCCCCGACGATGGGCGTCGCTCGGGGGTCGACGACGCGCGCGACGAGCGAAACCGGGATGACGACGCGGACCGAAGTCCCGGGCGTGATCGGGACCGGAACGGCGGCAACACGACCGACGACGGTGCCGGCGGCCGCGAGCGACGCGACGGCACGGCCGACGGCGGAAGCCGGGAGCGATAGTCCGTGACGGCGCAGGTTGCGGAGTCACGCATCGAGGAGTACTGGGACTGGATCGCAGTTGCCCTGTTTCTCCTGCTCGCGGTCGACCTGTTGACGACGCTTTCGGCCGCTCGGCTCGTCGGCACTGGCGCCGAGAGTAATCCGCTGATGCGGTGGCTGCTGGGCCGAGGGGTGCTGACGGTGATCGGTACCCACCTCGCCGCGGTGGTACTCGTCACAGGCTGCTTTCGACTGCTCGTCGACCGCCTGCGACGGACGCCGGCGCCCGCGAACCGATATTTCGCCCTCGCCATCGAGGCATGGCTGGGTTTTCTCGTCGCCGTCGGCCTCGGCGTCTTCGCCAACAACCTCGCGGTGATCGTGTTGGGCCAGAGCCTGCTGTAACACCGAGCCGAGCTTTTTATCCGAGAACGACGCCAGCCACGGAGTAATGGGCGAAACGTGGCGGGCAGTGTTCGGCCACGACGAGCCGTATCCCGAACAGGCCGACGGCATCGAGACGGCGATATCGACGGCCGAGCGGGACGGGTTCGCGGTGATCGAGGGCGCCTGCGGCACCGGCAAAACGATGCTCGCGCTGACGGCGGGGATCGACCGCGTACGCGACCCCGACTCCGACTTCGAGCGGGTGGTCGTGCTGACGAGCGTCAAACAGCAACTCCGGCAGTTCGAGGCGGACGTGCGCACGATCAACGACGGCCTCCCCGACGACTGGCGCCCCGTCTCGGCGCTGACGCTCGTCGGCAAGGCCGACGTGTGTCCGTACAGCCGCGAACGAGCCGGACGGATCGACGAGTCGACCGTCTACGACCGCTGTGAGGGGCTCCGCGAGCGGACGCGCAACCTGACCGGGAGCGAGGGGCCGACGACGGCGGCGACGCTTGCCGCGGAGGCCCGGCAGGCCCAGACCGGTCTGCTCGACTCCGGCGGGGGCGGGGCGTCGGTCGACTATCTAGAGACCGCCGGCGAACCGACACCCTATCTCCCCGACACCGCCGAGTACGGCGACACCGAATACTGCCCCTTCTACGCGCAGTATCTCGACGACCTGCCCGAAGAGGGCGACCCCGTCGAGGCCGTCCCCTTCGACTTCGAGGACGCCGGCCTCCTCGATACGGAGGATCTGGTCGGCCTCTCGGCGGGCCACGGCACCTGCCCGCACTCGATGCTGGGGGCGCTCCTGCCACACGTCGAAGTCGTCATCGGCAACTACTACCACGCGTTCGACCCGCGGACCGTCGACTCCTTTACCGGCGCCCTGCTCGACGACGCGACGTTCGTCGTCTGTGACGAGGCGCATATGCTCGAACCGCGGGTGCGTGATCTGGTGAGCGATGGGGTGGCCGACGCGACCCTCCGTGACGCCGAGTCGGAGTTGACGCGGGCGATCCAGCCGGTCGAACTGGACGGCGTGGAGGGACGCAGTCCCTCGGGCAACCGGACACGGTCCGGTGACAGCCGGACGGGGTCCGGGACACCGGAATCGGGGGACGGCGCCCTCGTCCGTGGCGAGTTGGAGGAGTCCGACGTGACGCTTTCGGAACTGAAAGAGACGCGGGCGTTCGTCCGCGACCTGCGCGAGGAACTCGACCGGCGGGTGCGCGCCCACCTCGACCGGAAATATCCGGCGTGGCGGACGGGGATGGACGACCTGCCGGACGAGGAGATACCCCTCCGCGATCCGGAGACGCCCGAACCCGACCGGATAACGGAGTGGGCAACGAAGGAGTACGGCGACGACGTGTGGGTGCGCGCCGAGGCGGTCGGCGCCGTCGTCGCGCGCGTCCTGAACGAACTGGAGGAGGAGGACCGCGAACGGGCGGCCCCGACGGCCGGGCGAGTGCTCGGCGCGTGGTATCGTGCGGATCACGGCCGGTACTTCCGGTCCATCGACTGCTCGCGCACGTGGAACGAGGCCGAACCCGCCGACTCGTGGCGACGGGCCTACAACGCCCGCCTGTCGCTTCACAACTGTGTCCCCAGCGACGCCATCGCGGATCGGCTGGGCGAGTTCGGCGGCGGCGTGTTGATGTCGGCGACGCTCGAACCGCTCGACGTGTTCCGGACGGTGACGGGACTGGACGAGTTGGCCGACGACGGTCGGCCGGTCGTCGAACGGACCTACGGCCTCACGTTCCCGGCCGAGAACCGGGCGAGTTTCGCCGTCGACGCGCCGGCGTTCACCCACGAGAACCGCGGCGCGCCGGGGTCGGCAAGCGACACTCGGCGGGTGTACGTCGACGCCGTCGTCGAGGTGGCAAGACGGGAGGGGAACGTCCTCGTCGGGATGCCGAACTACGCCGAGGCGGAGTGGATGGCCGGCGAGTTGGAGACCCGCCTCGATTCGCCGGTCCTGCTCGACGAGTCGAGCGACGACGGGGCGACCGAGGCGCTCAAATCCGACTTCTTCGCCGGCGGATCGAAGACGCTCGTCACCAGCCTCCGGGGGACGCTCACGGAGGGCGTCGACTACCGGGGCGATCGCCTGCATGCGGCGGTGGTCTGTGGGGTCCCGCTGGTCGACACGACGCGGCCGCGGACCCGGGCGGTCGCGACGGCGTACGACCGCGCGTTCGGGTGCGAGGGCCGTGGCGGACGTAGCGGGTTCGAGACGGCGCTGACGGTACCCGCGGTCCGAAAGGCACGGCAGGCGATCGGGCGAGTGATCCGCGGCCCCGACGAACGCGGGGTCCGGGTGTTCGTCGACGCCCGCTACGCTCGCGACCGATGGAACGGGGTTCGGGAGTATTTCCCCGAGTGGGAGCGCGAGGAGTTCCAGCCCGTCAGCCCGGATATGCTGTCGCTGGGGCTGGATCGGTTCGACGGGTAGCTATCGCGGCCGGCGTCCGCTCCAGGCCTCGCGGCACTCGTCGTCACAGAAGTGAAGATGTTCGACCTCGCCGTCCTCGACCCACGAGACGACCCGATGTGCCGGTTCCTGCATGATCTTCTTCCCACACGTGTGACACGTCGGTGCGGTGCTCTCGTCGACGTCCTCCCCAATGTCGGATGTGGGGTCGATCATCTTTCCAGTCAGTAACGGGGAGCCCGTCTTAAATCCCGCTAACTCGGCCGACGGGGCGATCAGCCGGTGGGATGGGGACAGCGGACCGTCGTTCGGGCGTCGAGGTCGGTCACCGTCCGCTGGCAGCCGTCGGGCCAGCGGACCGTCATCTCGCGGGGCGTCGCGGTCCCCAACCCGAAGTGGGCGACGGGCTCCATCTGGCAGAGGTAGCCGCTGCCGGCGTCGATGAGACGACTCTGCCGTCCCTCCTCCGTCGTCAGGTCGACCCGCGCGCCGCGGGCGGGGGCGCCGTCGGAGGTGAGCGGTCGAACCCGGAGCCAGTCGCCGTCGTTCGGGGCGGCGAACAGGGAGAGTGGCTGCGCCTGGGCCTCGCCGTGGACGACGAGGAGTTCGAGCGTGCCGTCGCCGTCGATATCGGCGACGGCGGCGCCGGTGCCCATTCCCTCGGCTTCGAGGGCGTCGCCAATGCCCGTCTGTGTCCACCCCCCATCGTATTCGAGCAGGCGGTTCGGCGTGCCGAGGCAGTTGACGAACAGTTCCTGGCGGCCGTCGTTGTCGAAGTCGGCGGCGACGATGGTTCGGACGCGCGCCGGCCGGGCGAGCGGTGGGGGCGCAACGTCCTCGAAGGGACCGTCGCCGTCGCGGGTGAACAGTCGGTTCGAGCCGTTCCAGTTGCCACAGACGATGTCGAGTGTCGGCGCGGCGTCGGGCGCGACGAGCGTCGCGCCGCGGGCGTTCTCCTCGTCGTCGTCGACGCCGTACTCCCGTGCCACGTCGACGAAGGTACCGCCGACGTTTCGGAGCAGGAGGTTCGCCCCCCGCTCCGCGCCGACGAACACGTCCGTGCGGTCGGAGAGGATGGGGCCGGCGGCGACGGAGCGCCCACCCGTCACCACGTCGAGGCCCACCGCGTCCGCGAGGTCGGTGATGCCGCCGTCGTCGCCCACCTCGTAGAAGCGGGCGGGGGCGCCGTAGCCGGTGACGAAGATACCGTACCGGCCGGTGCCGAGGCGGTCGATAGCGGCGACCGACCGGCCGACGTGGTAGTTCTCGCGGCCGCGGTTCACCGGATCGGCGAAGAGGTCACGCCACGTCCCCTCGTCCGTCGGATCGAGGAGGAGGTCGGCCTCGGCGGAGGTACCGCCGAAGGCGGCCACGTTGTGGACGTACACTTCCTCGCGTCCGTCCGCGTCGAGATCAGCGGCGGCGACGCCGATGGCGTGGCGCCCCTCGTCCGCGAGGACGCCACAGGCCGCGTCGACGACCGTCCCGTCCCGCCATCGCAGGACGCGATTGGCGTTGCCGAACCCAGCGACGAACAGCCGTGGACCGTCGGGACCGACCGTGACGGCCGTGCCGTACCCTCGAAACGGCGGATTGTCGGCGAGGAGTCCCGAACGGTCCTCGAACATACCTCTCCCAGACGACGCGGGGTTAAGAGTCGTACGCTCCGACGTGGTCCGGACGGTCGATCCGCAGCGAGTCGGGGACCGAACGGTGGCGGCCGGCCGATTCGGTGGCCCGTCTCACCCATCCCACACGTCGGAGAGGGTGCGCTGGACTGCCTCCTCGCCCACCGCGGCGGCGAGGTGTTCGAACCCCTGTCGCACCCGCCGGTCGCCCGCGTTCGCGACGAGGCGGGATACGATGAACTCCGGCGTCGACTTGCCGACGGTGCCGAAACGCGGCTGGTAATCCACCCGAAGATCGAGGTCGGGGGTCAACCCCTCGGCGAAGATGCCGTCGATCCGGGCGGCGTCGGGAAGCGGGCTCAGATCGTCCGCGAGGTGGGTGACGTAGACGCCGAGGGCGCCCCGTTCGACGGTGAGATCGACCAGGCCGTTCAGCAGGTCCGCGGCGCGCCCGGGTTCGGTGATGGCTTCGAACTCGTCGACGAGCATGAGCGTCCGGCCGCCGTCGGTCAAGGGCGGGACGATGGATTTCAGCGTCGACTCCAGCACCCCCGCGTTGAAACTGGCGTGGCGGCGGTGGAAGACCACGGCGTCGAACTCGCCGACAGCGGCGCAGTCGGCGGGGACGGGAAGCCCCATCGCGGCCAGTAGCGCGACCGAACAGCAGGTCTCCAGCAGCGTCGTCTTCCCCCCGCTGTTGGCACCCGTCAGCACGGCCACGCGGTCGCCCGTCGGCGGCGACAGATCGTGGTCGCCGACCGCGTAGTCGACTGGGTCCGGGTCGGACAGAAAGAGGTTGCGCGCCCCCTCGACGGCGAGGCCGTCGCCGCCGAGGGTCGGCCGAACCAGGTCGTGTGCGGCCGCAAAGCGCGCCAGCGAGAGATCGAACGCCACGTCGTCGACGGCGGCGACCGCCCGGTCCACGTCGTCTCGGGCGTCGGCGATGGACGCCCGGAGGTCGTCTTCCACCTCGCGTTCGCGTGCCGCGACGCGGCGTTCGAAGTCGTCGACCAGCGCCCGAAGCGCCGTGCTCACGAAGTCGGCGGCGTCGTGGGCCTCGCCGGGCGCCACCTCCTCGACCGCCGACCGCGACAGACGCGTCTCGCGATCCACGTAGTCGGCGAAGGCGCGGCGGAAATCCTCGAGGTCCCGCACGCCCGTCTCCCGAATCCGGTCGAGCACGTCGAACGCGGAGTTCTCCAGGTCGCGCGCGTCGTCGAGACGGCCTCGAAGGTCGTCGAGGCGGTCGTCGGCGCCCACGGCCACTCCCTCGGGAGTGACGTACTGCAGGGCGTCGGCCGCCTCGCGCACCGCGTCGGGGTCGATGTCGCCGAGGGCGCCGAACGTCGACCCGTCGAGGCCGGCGTCGCGGAGGGCGAGAACGGCGTCGACGGCGGCGCGTTCGGTCCCCTCGGCCGCGTCGTAGGCGTCGAAGGCCTCGACGACCGCTTCCCCGTTCTCCCCGTCGAGGTCGGTCCACGCGCCGACGGCGGCGTCGACGGCGTCCAGCCGTTTCTCGACTGCTTCGGGGTTCGAAAGCGGCGTCAGCACCCGGATTCGGTCGGCGGCGTGACGGGTGAGGGCGTACTCGCTCGCCAGCGCCAACAGGTCGTCGTACACCTCTCGCGCGTCGCGGGTGGCGAGGGCGTCCATCCCAGCCTGGTCGTTGGCGCGGCGGAGGATGCGCGTCGCTCGCCCCCGCGTGATCCCCGCGTCGGTCAGCGCGCGCACGTCCGCGGATTCGATGGCTTCGACGGCCGCCTCCTCCCCGAGTGTCTCTCGGAGACGTTCACTCGTCTTCGGCCCCACGCCCCAGTAATCCTCCAGTCGCATACCGGACGGAGTCGGGCGGGGCGTATAGTGGTTGTCTCCGAGACGACGCCGGACGACGGACGGGATTTTAAGTCACTCCTGTGAGAATAGCTGACACGAGCCATGGTCTTCAAGAAGATCACGCTGATCGGGACGAGTCCGGAGAGCTTCGACGCCGCGGCCGACGACGCCATCGACCGCGCCGAGTCGACCCTGGACAACGTGAAGTGGATCGAAGTGGACGAACTGGGGGTCGAGATCGCGAGCGTCGAGGGCCGGGAGTACCAAGCTGAGGTCACGGTGGCGTTCGAACTCGAGGACCGATAGGACCGGTCACCTGACGGCTTTCACCCCGTCGCGTCGACCGCGGGAGCGGCCGCGCCGGTCGTCCGGGACGGACCGACTATGGGGACGACTCGCCGGCACGCAGGACACCACCCCGTCCGAATCGAATAGATTGAAACGCCCCGCCGCCGTCCCTCCCCGTATGTCTCTGGTGGTCGTCCCGGTCCGCTATCCGCTCAGCAGACACTCCAAGGCGACACTGGCCGAGGCCATCCGTCTCGCCGAGGAGCGCGACGCCGATCTGACGGTCCTCCACGTCGACCTCTATCAGGAAGGTCGCGAGGTGACGCGGACGGAACTCAAGCGGGCGGTCGAGGCGGAGTTCGGGGCCATCGCTCGCGCACGATACGTCGTCCGTCGGGGCTTTCTGGTCGAGGAGACCATCCTCGACGAGGTGGCCGCCGAGAACGCCGACGTGGTCGTCATCGGCTCGAAACAGGTCAGTCGGTGGCGGCGCACGTTCAGTCGCTTCCTCGACGACCCGGATATCGATCGCTTCCTGCGGGAGAAACTCGACTGCGACGTGGTGACCGTCAGCGAGGGCTGATAGGGATCAGTGTAAGTCGTTACCGGTGGTTCGCCGACCCGTTCCGGCGAACCGCCGGTACACAGTTACAACAACCACTATGAGACGGTCTGTCGTACGTCAGTACCGGCGATTCGCCGGGCCGTCCACGATCCGTGTGAGACGGACTCGCCGTCCGAACGGCGCTACTCCGCCGTGTCCTCGGTTTCGGCGTCGGGTGCGCTCTCGCCGCTCTCGATCGGGTCCCGTGCCGTCACGCCGCTCTCGGTCCGCTCGGCCGGGGCCGCTCGCTCGTTGCCGTCCTCGACGGCGACGCGGGCGATCCCGCTGTGTTCGTCGAACCGGAGTTGTTGGTGCGGGTAGGCAATCTCCACATCCGCATCCTCCAGTTCCGCCCAGATACGCTCGCGGACGGCCGACTCGACGGTCGATATCTTGTACGGCTTCCGAGTCCAGTACCGGAGGCCAAGCCGAACGCCGCTGTCGGCGTAGGCGTCGATGTAACAGGTCGGCTTCGCGGGGTAGCGTGCGCTCCCGATACGGATGTCCGGCCCGCCCTCGATCACGCCGCTGCAGTCGCGTGCGGCCCGTTCCATGATCCGTCGGGCCTCCTCTAGGTTCCCCTCGTAAGTGACGAGAAGCGGCAGCGAGAGCCGCGTCCGTTCGTCCTCGGCGGAGAAGTTGGTCACGTCGCGCTCCCGCATCGACGAGTTCGGTACGACGAGGAAGGTGTTCTCCAGGGTCAATATCTTCGTGTAGCGAAGGGTGATATCGTCGACGAACCCCCGCCGTCCGTCCTCGAGTTCGATCATGTCGCCGATCTCGTAGGGGTTGTCCGCGAGGACGAACACGCCGTTGATGATGCTCCCGACGATGGGCGCGAGGACGATACCGAGGACGGCCGAGAAGACGGTCACCGAGAGGACGATGTCGCCGATGCCGAGGCCGACGATGCTCCCGGCGACGAACGTCGCGACGATGATCGTCGAGACCCGGATGATCCCGAGGACGGTCTGAGCGACGCTCTGTCGCTCGAACCGGCGGGCGATGGGTCGTCCGAGCAGGCGAACGAGGAACTTCGAGACGACGATCCCGAGGACGACCACGAGTAGCGCGGCCATCACCCGAGCGGTCCGAAAGCCCCACAGCCACCGTATCAGCGTCTCGGCCCCGGTCAGTGGGCTCGTTCCGGCCAGCGCGACCGCCCCCATGTCCATGCCAAGGTCTCTGCGCCTCCCGAAAAAAGGGTTTCCACGTCACGGCCCGCGTTCGGAAGCTAGTGAACTACCACACGCTACCGCGCTCGGGGCTACTCGCCCCTCGCTTGTTGAGGGTGGGGCTTCCTGTTTCTGTGTCGGAACTTGCATCCGACGTGGACACAGCGGTTCCAGACTCCGCAGGCGACTTCCCTTCACGGGCGGTTCGGAGTGTCCCACTCCTACCGGTTGGACACTCGATCAC contains these protein-coding regions:
- a CDS encoding S8 family serine peptidase, whose product is MSLAPRSRVALLTAVVVLAVVQPALAGVERAEPTRGVGDVGLTVGAAVERHPSSAGATAEALRTVRADAVHDRGLTGAGVSVGVIGQGFDAGGAVAPHVAAERQVGDPPRSTAHDTAVAEVVSETAPDADLYLAGVGRTPTPAEYAAAVEWLTARGADIIVDSGSYFPSVAADERRITAAAERAIERGVVFVTSAGNYADRHWAGTGTAKGWVTFAADDAANALADGERLRGRVTVRLRWHSAADYDLYLYRRLPDGADRVVAKSVGDETGPGLTVESIDVAVPRGRYYVGVYADSVATATDNSVATATDNSVATATDNSVATATSNGVAAPSTPATDPGRVQVFAAHHRLEHTTAHGSMVAPATSDRVVAVGAAANGEPLPYSSLSEAGSVDLTAPADARTRADPTFVGTSAAAPYVAGTAALVEAAGRDPSPARIEAILERTADDEGSTVDALAAVEAASASGELATAGAGDPDGSASATVESVDDAGTWPDVTASPDPDRGATDSTTGTSPTRSADESARNVTRPDDGRRSGVDDARDERNRDDDADRSPGRDRDRNGGNTTDDGAGGRERRDGTADGGSRER
- a CDS encoding ATP-dependent DNA helicase, with the protein product MGETWRAVFGHDEPYPEQADGIETAISTAERDGFAVIEGACGTGKTMLALTAGIDRVRDPDSDFERVVVLTSVKQQLRQFEADVRTINDGLPDDWRPVSALTLVGKADVCPYSRERAGRIDESTVYDRCEGLRERTRNLTGSEGPTTAATLAAEARQAQTGLLDSGGGGASVDYLETAGEPTPYLPDTAEYGDTEYCPFYAQYLDDLPEEGDPVEAVPFDFEDAGLLDTEDLVGLSAGHGTCPHSMLGALLPHVEVVIGNYYHAFDPRTVDSFTGALLDDATFVVCDEAHMLEPRVRDLVSDGVADATLRDAESELTRAIQPVELDGVEGRSPSGNRTRSGDSRTGSGTPESGDGALVRGELEESDVTLSELKETRAFVRDLREELDRRVRAHLDRKYPAWRTGMDDLPDEEIPLRDPETPEPDRITEWATKEYGDDVWVRAEAVGAVVARVLNELEEEDRERAAPTAGRVLGAWYRADHGRYFRSIDCSRTWNEAEPADSWRRAYNARLSLHNCVPSDAIADRLGEFGGGVLMSATLEPLDVFRTVTGLDELADDGRPVVERTYGLTFPAENRASFAVDAPAFTHENRGAPGSASDTRRVYVDAVVEVARREGNVLVGMPNYAEAEWMAGELETRLDSPVLLDESSDDGATEALKSDFFAGGSKTLVTSLRGTLTEGVDYRGDRLHAAVVCGVPLVDTTRPRTRAVATAYDRAFGCEGRGGRSGFETALTVPAVRKARQAIGRVIRGPDERGVRVFVDARYARDRWNGVREYFPEWEREEFQPVSPDMLSLGLDRFDG
- a CDS encoding DUF7576 family protein, yielding MIDPTSDIGEDVDESTAPTCHTCGKKIMQEPAHRVVSWVEDGEVEHLHFCDDECREAWSGRRPR
- a CDS encoding CRTAC1 family protein; the encoded protein is MFEDRSGLLADNPPFRGYGTAVTVGPDGPRLFVAGFGNANRVLRWRDGTVVDAACGVLADEGRHAIGVAAADLDADGREEVYVHNVAAFGGTSAEADLLLDPTDEGTWRDLFADPVNRGRENYHVGRSVAAIDRLGTGRYGIFVTGYGAPARFYEVGDDGGITDLADAVGLDVVTGGRSVAAGPILSDRTDVFVGAERGANLLLRNVGGTFVDVAREYGVDDDEENARGATLVAPDAAPTLDIVCGNWNGSNRLFTRDGDGPFEDVAPPPLARPARVRTIVAADFDNDGRQELFVNCLGTPNRLLEYDGGWTQTGIGDALEAEGMGTGAAVADIDGDGTLELLVVHGEAQAQPLSLFAAPNDGDWLRVRPLTSDGAPARGARVDLTTEEGRQSRLIDAGSGYLCQMEPVAHFGLGTATPREMTVRWPDGCQRTVTDLDARTTVRCPHPTG
- a CDS encoding DNA mismatch repair protein, translating into MRLEDYWGVGPKTSERLRETLGEEAAVEAIESADVRALTDAGITRGRATRILRRANDQAGMDALATRDAREVYDDLLALASEYALTRHAADRIRVLTPLSNPEAVEKRLDAVDAAVGAWTDLDGENGEAVVEAFDAYDAAEGTERAAVDAVLALRDAGLDGSTFGALGDIDPDAVREAADALQYVTPEGVAVGADDRLDDLRGRLDDARDLENSAFDVLDRIRETGVRDLEDFRRAFADYVDRETRLSRSAVEEVAPGEAHDAADFVSTALRALVDDFERRVAAREREVEDDLRASIADARDDVDRAVAAVDDVAFDLSLARFAAAHDLVRPTLGGDGLAVEGARNLFLSDPDPVDYAVGDHDLSPPTGDRVAVLTGANSGGKTTLLETCCSVALLAAMGLPVPADCAAVGEFDAVVFHRRHASFNAGVLESTLKSIVPPLTDGGRTLMLVDEFEAITEPGRAADLLNGLVDLTVERGALGVYVTHLADDLSPLPDAARIDGIFAEGLTPDLDLRVDYQPRFGTVGKSTPEFIVSRLVANAGDRRVRQGFEHLAAAVGEEAVQRTLSDVWDG
- a CDS encoding dodecin, with amino-acid sequence MVFKKITLIGTSPESFDAAADDAIDRAESTLDNVKWIEVDELGVEIASVEGREYQAEVTVAFELEDR
- a CDS encoding universal stress protein, which translates into the protein MSLVVVPVRYPLSRHSKATLAEAIRLAEERDADLTVLHVDLYQEGREVTRTELKRAVEAEFGAIARARYVVRRGFLVEETILDEVAAENADVVVIGSKQVSRWRRTFSRFLDDPDIDRFLREKLDCDVVTVSEG
- a CDS encoding mechanosensitive ion channel family protein; protein product: MDMGAVALAGTSPLTGAETLIRWLWGFRTARVMAALLVVVLGIVVSKFLVRLLGRPIARRFERQSVAQTVLGIIRVSTIIVATFVAGSIVGLGIGDIVLSVTVFSAVLGIVLAPIVGSIINGVFVLADNPYEIGDMIELEDGRRGFVDDITLRYTKILTLENTFLVVPNSSMRERDVTNFSAEDERTRLSLPLLVTYEGNLEEARRIMERAARDCSGVIEGGPDIRIGSARYPAKPTCYIDAYADSGVRLGLRYWTRKPYKISTVESAVRERIWAELEDADVEIAYPHQQLRFDEHSGIARVAVEDGNERAAPAERTESGVTARDPIESGESAPDAETEDTAE